A stretch of DNA from Dokdonia sp. PRO95:
GGTAATTGGTACTGTCTCCCGTGTAGACTGCTGGACTAATCGCCCCGTGTGGCCACAAGGATTTAAACATATTACAGAAGGACATCCTGTACCAAAAAACCTAGATTGGGATTTATGGTTAGGACCCGCTAGTTACAGACCTTATAATGAGAATTATCTACCGTTCAATTGGCGTGGCTTTTGGGATTTTGGTACAGGAGCAATGGGTGATATGGGTTGCCACATTATGGAAACTCCATTTAAAGCATTAAATCTAGGCTTTCCTTATGAAGCCGAAGCTAGTTGCACGAGCATCTGGTCTGGAGATTTTGTGGAGGCAGATTATCGCGAGGCTTGCCCACCAAGTTCTATAGTACGATTAAAGTTTAACTCTCCTACGCAAGGTGACGTGGGATTAAACTGGTATGATGGAGGAATTATGCCGGATTTACCTAGCGAACTAGGAGAAGGTGAGAAGCCGGGAGATGGCGGTGGTGGTAGCATTTTTTACGGTAGCGATGGCATTATGGTTACAGATACTTATAGTGCAAACCCTCGACTACTACCTAGCGAGCGTATGAAAGATATGGCTGCAGTTCCGCAAACAATTAAAAGAGTGACTACTGGACACGCTGGAGAGTGGGTTGAGGCGTGTATTAATGGTGGTACTACATCATCCCCATTTTCTTATGGAGGGCCGCTTACGGAGGCTGTACTTATGGGCAATCTTGCAATTAAAGCTTTCCAATACAAAGAATTGAAAGAAGGTAAAAAATCAGGAGACTGGGATCCATATAACTATCCTGGTCGTCGTACGATTAAGTGGGATGGTGATAATATGCGAGTGACTAATTATGAGGAAGCAAATGCATGGGTAAAACGTGAGTATCGCAAGGGATGGGAGATTTAAAAAACAAAAAAGTCTGTAACCTAATAGCTACAGACTTTTTTATTTTATAGAACTTTATCTGATCTAAAACTCAGCCTTTCTTTTTTCAAGAAATGCTGTGGTTCCTTCTATGAATTGGTCGGTTCCAAAGCAACCTCCAAATTCTTCAATTTCCGTGTCATAACCATCTACACCGTCTTCAAATCCGGCATTTACGGCGTTAATTGCTGCTGCGATTGCCATAGGTGAATTACGCATGATTTTACCTCCTAGCTTCTCTGCAAGTGGTAATAATTCTTCTTGTGCTACGATATGATTGATAAGACCGTAATCAAGCGCAGTATTTGCATCTATCATTCCTGCAGTCATGATCATCTCCATTGCACGTCCTTTACCTACTAGTTGTGGTAGGCGTTGTGTACCACCATAACCTGGTATCACGCCTAAGCTTACCTCTGGAAGCCCCATGCGTGCATTATCACTAGCTATTCTAAAATGTGCCGCCATCGCAAGTTCTAGTCCGCCGCCT
This window harbors:
- a CDS encoding Gfo/Idh/MocA family oxidoreductase, whose protein sequence is MKRRSFIQKSAAASAAFTIVPSFVLGGNHVPPSDTLYIGAIGVGGRGGGVVNDLTNYGKVKFVAMCDVDDKMGAASYAMHPKAKTYRDFRKLYDNHIKEIDAIMVGTPDHTHATIALPFMRENKHAYVEKPLTHNIYEARLMATVAQQQGIVTQMGNQGASGDGIRVAQEWIDAGVIGTVSRVDCWTNRPVWPQGFKHITEGHPVPKNLDWDLWLGPASYRPYNENYLPFNWRGFWDFGTGAMGDMGCHIMETPFKALNLGFPYEAEASCTSIWSGDFVEADYREACPPSSIVRLKFNSPTQGDVGLNWYDGGIMPDLPSELGEGEKPGDGGGGSIFYGSDGIMVTDTYSANPRLLPSERMKDMAAVPQTIKRVTTGHAGEWVEACINGGTTSSPFSYGGPLTEAVLMGNLAIKAFQYKELKEGKKSGDWDPYNYPGRRTIKWDGDNMRVTNYEEANAWVKREYRKGWEI
- a CDS encoding enoyl-CoA hydratase-related protein; translation: MYNNILSTTENGITTITINRPSKLNALNKETIEELHNAFAKAEEDATVRVAIITGSGEKAFVAGADISEFANFSESEGAELARKGQEMLFDYVADMGTPVIAAINGFALGGGLELAMAAHFRIASDNARMGLPEVSLGVIPGYGGTQRLPQLVGKGRAMEMIMTAGMIDANTALDYGLINHIVAQEELLPLAEKLGGKIMRNSPMAIAAAINAVNAGFEDGVDGYDTEIEEFGGCFGTDQFIEGTTAFLEKRKAEF